One genomic region from Phragmites australis chromosome 1, lpPhrAust1.1, whole genome shotgun sequence encodes:
- the LOC133886914 gene encoding GDSL esterase/lipase At1g28590-like, whose translation MKHIIVCLQIFLLISSFSYSIQTQYTSIFSFGDSYTDTGNAIILYGPTKPDLWMNKPPYGMTFFGHPTGRLSDGRLIIDFIAEALGLPLLPPSLAANQSFQQGANFAVAGATALNRTSSYVQGGGVKLPPINVSLSDQLGWFDAMKPSLCSSPQACKEFFAKALFVVGELGWNDYGVMLVGGKSVGEVQSYVPRLVGVICAATEKLINEGASTIVVSGVSPLGCAPGNLVLLVSQNKADYETDTGCLKNLNLLSKDHNSQLSQALTKLNARYPGVRITYADLYTPIIDFAASPDRYGFDGTDGALRTCCGGGGGKFNFNLSRSCGMPGVSACGDPSVYVNWDGVHLTEAAYHRVADGWLRGPFAHPPILSTYN comes from the exons ATGAAGCACATAATTGTCTGCCTGCAAATCTTTCTGCTGATCTCCAGCTTCTCTTATTCGATCCAAACCCAATACACCTCGATTTTTAGCTTCGGTGACTCCTACACTGACACCGGCAACGCCATCATCCTCTACGGACCGACGAAACCCGATCTATGGATGAACAAACCGCCGTACGGGATGACTTTCTTTGGGCATCCCACCGGCCGTCTCTCCGATGGGAGACTGATAATCGATTTCATTG CTGAAGCATTGGGGCTCCCTCTCCTTCCGCCGTCGTTGGCGGCGAACCAGAGCTTCCAGCAAGGCGCAAACTTCGCGGTGGCCGGAGCCACGGCACTGAACCGAACATCATCCTACGTGCAAGGCGGCGGCGTAAAACTTCCTCCGATCAACGTCTCCCTCAGCGACCAGCTGGGATGGTTCGACGCCATGAAGCCCTCGCTGTGCAGCTCACCCCAAG CATGCAAGGAGTTCTTCGCGAAGGCGTTGTTCGTCGTCGGCGAGTTGGGTTGGAACGACTACGGGGTCATGCTCGTCGGCGGCAAGAGCGTTGGTGAAGTGCAGTCTTACGTGCCTCGACTCGTCGGAGTTATTTGTGCAGCCACGGAG AAACTCATCAACGAAGGCGCCTCGACGATCGTGGTGTCGGGGGTGTCGCCACTGGGGTGCGCGCCGGGGAACCTGGTACTTTTGGTAAGCCAAAACAAAGCCGACTACGAGACGGACACGGGGTGCCTGAAGAATCTGAACCTGCTGTCCAAGGACCACAACTCGCAGCTGAGCCAGGCTCTGACGAAGCTCAACGCCAGGTACCCCGGCGTGAGGATCACCTACGCCGACTTGTACACGCCCATCATCGACTTCGCGGCGTCTCCGGATCGCTACGGGTTCGACGGGACGGACGGCGCGCTGAGAActtgctgcggcggcggcggcgggaagtTCAACTTCAACCTCAGCAGGTCCTGCGGGATGCCGGGCGTGAGCGCCTGCGGGGACCCGTCGGTGTATGTGAACTGGGACGGCGTCCATCTCACCGAGGCGGCGTACCACCGCGTCGCCGACGGCTGGCTCAGGGGCCCCTTCGCCCACCCGCCCATACTCAGCACGTATAATTAG